Proteins from one Desulfobacterales bacterium genomic window:
- a CDS encoding LysE family transporter, with translation MINETAGFFSTYWVIFSFSFLVALTGAMAPGPLLTYTIIQSVRTDRRGYLMGVWVIIGHALLEMGIVVFLLLGFSFVLKNMIVVRVIGTIGGIILVWFGAGIILNVYKGNISTSFLGASNPSDKNPAGLERKGLNNPVIGGVLVSMSNPYWWIWWATIGFAFMIQFDISFQNWPRLLAFFVGHEAGDLIWYVFVSVLAFFGIRHLNKKAYYIILAGCGVFMILFGVYLGVFTFMRSHI, from the coding sequence GCAGGCTTCTTTTCAACATACTGGGTTATTTTCTCTTTTTCGTTTCTGGTGGCACTGACCGGGGCAATGGCCCCCGGGCCCCTGCTGACGTATACGATTATTCAATCGGTCCGAACAGACCGGCGCGGGTATTTAATGGGCGTCTGGGTAATCATCGGGCATGCCCTGCTTGAAATGGGCATCGTTGTTTTTTTGCTGCTGGGATTTTCCTTTGTCTTAAAGAACATGATAGTGGTCCGTGTCATTGGTACGATCGGGGGGATCATTCTTGTCTGGTTTGGCGCCGGCATTATTCTAAATGTTTATAAGGGCAACATTTCCACAAGTTTTTTAGGGGCATCCAATCCGTCCGATAAAAATCCGGCTGGGCTGGAAAGAAAAGGGCTGAACAATCCGGTTATCGGCGGGGTCCTGGTTTCCATGTCCAACCCCTATTGGTGGATCTGGTGGGCCACCATCGGATTTGCCTTTATGATTCAGTTCGATATTTCTTTTCAGAATTGGCCCCGGCTGCTGGCATTTTTCGTGGGTCACGAGGCCGGAGATCTGATCTGGTATGTGTTCGTTTCGGTGCTGGCTTTTTTCGGCATTCGGCATCTGAATAAAAAAGCCTATTATATCATTCTGGCCGGCTGCGGCGTATTTATGATTTTGTTTGGGGTGTATTTGGGGGTGTTCACGTTTA